In a genomic window of Homo sapiens chromosome 22, GRCh38.p14 Primary Assembly:
- the C22orf23 gene encoding UPF0193 protein EVG1 isoform 1 (isoform 1 is encoded by transcript variant 1), producing the protein MASQKQMEVVTKGTGFRRRPKTITYTPGTCELLRVMMKESKLTNIQQRHIMDIMKRGDALPLQCSPTSSQRVLPSKQIASPIYLPPILAARPHLRPANMCQANGAYSREQFKPQATRDLEKEKQRLQNIFATGKDMEERKRKAPPARQKAPAPELDRFEELVKEIQERKEFLADMEALGQGKQYRGIILAEISQKLREMEDIDHRRSEELRKGLATT; encoded by the exons ATGGCTTCACAGAAGCAGATGGAGGTAGTGACCAAAGGAACTGGGTTCCGGCGCCGCCCCAAGACCATCACTTACACCCCGGGGACCTGCGAGCTGCTCAGAG TGATGATGAAGGAATCCAAACTGACGAACATCCAGCAGCGCCACATCATGGACATCATGAAAA GAGGAGATGCTTTGCCCCTACAGTGCAGCCCAACATCCAGCCAGAGAGTCTTACCTTCCAAGCAAATAGCCTCGCCCATCTACCTGCCTCCCATCCTCGCAGCCCGTCCCCACCTCCGGCCTGCCAACATGTGTCAAGCCAATGGGGCCTACAGCCGGGAGCAGTTCAAGCCTCAAGCCACCA GGGATTTggagaaggagaaacaaagactCCAAAATATCTTTGCCACAGGGAAGGACATGGAGGAACGGAAAAGAAAGGCCCCTCCTGCACGACAGAAGGCTCCAGCCCCTGAGCTAGACCGATTTGAAGAGC TGGTGAAGGAAATCCAGGAGAGGAAAGAATTCCTGGCTGACATGGAGGCCCTGGGACAGGGCAAACAGTACCGAGGAATCATCCTTGCTGAAATCTCCCAG AAACTCCGGGAAATGGAAGACATTGACCACAGAAGGAGTGAGGAACTTAGGAAGGGTCTTGCCACCACTTAA
- the C22orf23 gene encoding UPF0193 protein EVG1 isoform 2 (isoform 2 is encoded by transcript variant 2), with the protein MASQKQMEVVTKGTGFRRRPKTITYTPGTCELLRGGDALPLQCSPTSSQRVLPSKQIASPIYLPPILAARPHLRPANMCQANGAYSREQFKPQATRDLEKEKQRLQNIFATGKDMEERKRKAPPARQKAPAPELDRFEELVKEIQERKEFLADMEALGQGKQYRGIILAEISQKLREMEDIDHRRSEELRKGLATT; encoded by the exons ATGGCTTCACAGAAGCAGATGGAGGTAGTGACCAAAGGAACTGGGTTCCGGCGCCGCCCCAAGACCATCACTTACACCCCGGGGACCTGCGAGCTGCTCAGAG GAGGAGATGCTTTGCCCCTACAGTGCAGCCCAACATCCAGCCAGAGAGTCTTACCTTCCAAGCAAATAGCCTCGCCCATCTACCTGCCTCCCATCCTCGCAGCCCGTCCCCACCTCCGGCCTGCCAACATGTGTCAAGCCAATGGGGCCTACAGCCGGGAGCAGTTCAAGCCTCAAGCCACCA GGGATTTggagaaggagaaacaaagactCCAAAATATCTTTGCCACAGGGAAGGACATGGAGGAACGGAAAAGAAAGGCCCCTCCTGCACGACAGAAGGCTCCAGCCCCTGAGCTAGACCGATTTGAAGAGC TGGTGAAGGAAATCCAGGAGAGGAAAGAATTCCTGGCTGACATGGAGGCCCTGGGACAGGGCAAACAGTACCGAGGAATCATCCTTGCTGAAATCTCCCAG AAACTCCGGGAAATGGAAGACATTGACCACAGAAGGAGTGAGGAACTTAGGAAGGGTCTTGCCACCACTTAA
- the C22orf23 gene encoding UPF0193 protein EVG1 isoform X1, with product MASQKQMEVVTKGTGFRRRPKTITYTPGTCELLRVMMKESKLTNIQQRHIMDIMKRGDALPLQCSPTSSQRVLPSKQIASPIYLPPILAARPHLRPANMCQANGAYSREQFKPQATRDLEKEKQRLQNIFATGKDMEERKRKAPPARQKAPAPELDRFEELVKEIQERKEFLADMEALGQGKQYRGIILAEISQVGETTRKVGRGRAQRQVRMEIQGLLWQGSGVRL from the exons ATGGCTTCACAGAAGCAGATGGAGGTAGTGACCAAAGGAACTGGGTTCCGGCGCCGCCCCAAGACCATCACTTACACCCCGGGGACCTGCGAGCTGCTCAGAG TGATGATGAAGGAATCCAAACTGACGAACATCCAGCAGCGCCACATCATGGACATCATGAAAA GAGGAGATGCTTTGCCCCTACAGTGCAGCCCAACATCCAGCCAGAGAGTCTTACCTTCCAAGCAAATAGCCTCGCCCATCTACCTGCCTCCCATCCTCGCAGCCCGTCCCCACCTCCGGCCTGCCAACATGTGTCAAGCCAATGGGGCCTACAGCCGGGAGCAGTTCAAGCCTCAAGCCACCA GGGATTTggagaaggagaaacaaagactCCAAAATATCTTTGCCACAGGGAAGGACATGGAGGAACGGAAAAGAAAGGCCCCTCCTGCACGACAGAAGGCTCCAGCCCCTGAGCTAGACCGATTTGAAGAGC TGGTGAAGGAAATCCAGGAGAGGAAAGAATTCCTGGCTGACATGGAGGCCCTGGGACAGGGCAAACAGTACCGAGGAATCATCCTTGCTGAAATCTCCCAGGTAGGAGAAACAACCAGgaaagtggggaggggaagggcccAGCGCCAAGTGCGAATGGAAATACAGGGTCTGCTGTGGCAGGGTTCAGGGGTCAGGCTCTAG
- the C22orf23 gene encoding UPF0193 protein EVG1 isoform X3 has protein sequence MASQKQMEVVTKGTGFRRRPKTITYTPGTCELLRGGDALPLQCSPTSSQRVLPSKQIASPIYLPPILAARPHLRPANMCQANGAYSREQFKPQATRDLEKEKQRLQNIFATGKDMEERKRKAPPARQKAPAPELDRFEELVKEIQERKEFLADMEALGQGKQYRGIILAEISQVGETTRKVGRGRAQRQVRMEIQGLLWQGSGVRL, from the exons ATGGCTTCACAGAAGCAGATGGAGGTAGTGACCAAAGGAACTGGGTTCCGGCGCCGCCCCAAGACCATCACTTACACCCCGGGGACCTGCGAGCTGCTCAGAG GAGGAGATGCTTTGCCCCTACAGTGCAGCCCAACATCCAGCCAGAGAGTCTTACCTTCCAAGCAAATAGCCTCGCCCATCTACCTGCCTCCCATCCTCGCAGCCCGTCCCCACCTCCGGCCTGCCAACATGTGTCAAGCCAATGGGGCCTACAGCCGGGAGCAGTTCAAGCCTCAAGCCACCA GGGATTTggagaaggagaaacaaagactCCAAAATATCTTTGCCACAGGGAAGGACATGGAGGAACGGAAAAGAAAGGCCCCTCCTGCACGACAGAAGGCTCCAGCCCCTGAGCTAGACCGATTTGAAGAGC TGGTGAAGGAAATCCAGGAGAGGAAAGAATTCCTGGCTGACATGGAGGCCCTGGGACAGGGCAAACAGTACCGAGGAATCATCCTTGCTGAAATCTCCCAGGTAGGAGAAACAACCAGgaaagtggggaggggaagggcccAGCGCCAAGTGCGAATGGAAATACAGGGTCTGCTGTGGCAGGGTTCAGGGGTCAGGCTCTAG